The nucleotide window ATAAAAAGAGCAGTACCTTCTACTGCTTCCTCTGCTGTGTTAAAGTGTGCTGTTGCCATAGAACCATCAAGTCCTCTTGTACAAGCTCTTACTGCTTCTATAGCCTCTCCTGCCCCTCTAAACTCCTCTATTATAAGAACATCTGGAGATTCTCTTAACATAAGAACAAATAAATCCTTCATATGGATTCCCAAATGACCTTGTTCCCCTAATTCTATAATATCTCTATCTGGATAATGGTATTGTAATAATACCTCTGAATCCTTTCCTATTACTCCTATTCTAAGTTTTTCATTCAGTTCACCAACTACTTTTCTCATGAAAGTTGTTTTACCAGCACCAACATTTCCAGATATGAGCATACTTGCTCTCCCTCTTGCTAAAATACTAATTGCTTTCCATACTTTTGAATTTAATGTTTCTCTTTCTATATAATTTTCTAACGTAGGCTTAAATGAGTCTGGCCTTCTTAAAACAAAAGTCCAGGGCTTTGTAATTGGAGGACATGTAGCAGTAAGTCTTGAGCCATCAGATAATACTGACTCTAACTTAGGACTAGACATATCAATACTAGCACCCATATCCTCTACAATCATTCTTTTTATTAAAGTTATTATTTCGTCATCACTATTAAACTCAAAATCAATTTTTTCAGGCACTCCATTTCTTATAATACGAATTTTATCTTTTCCTGCTCCATTTACCCTTATCTCATCAGTTACATTGTCAACTGCATATTCTTCAAGTCCATCTAATCCCCAATTCTTAGCAAAGATTTTATATGCTAAATCTTCTAAGGTAAACCCAGGAACTTTAATATTATTTTCTTTTAAAGTTTCTAGGATATAGTATCTAGCCTTATTAATAGCCTCTCTATTCCTTGACATTGCAAGTGATAGTGTACGTTGCTTTGCATCATAAGAAATTTCTTCATTATTGATTTTAGAGTTTTTCATCATTTCTTCTTGCATGAAACTTAGAACTTCCTCAAAGGTCATTTCCTTAACAGGTTTAGTTATTTCCTTCGTCTGGAGAATTGATTTCTGTTCCTTCTCCTTCTTCCTGAAGATTTTCATCATCTATTTTTTCACCATCCTCTATAGTTTCAGCTTCCTCTATAGTTTCAGCTTCCTCATTTAATAAATCATTAATGTATTGATCTCTTTCTTCTTCAACTGCCTGATATGATTGTTTTACAACTAATACATATCCATTATCTATTTCAACTGAAGCAGGTACTAAACTGTCTACTTCATCTCTTCTTACCCCTAGTTTTACTGTTTCTATTCAAGCAGAAACGGCATACGAGATCCTTCACCTACATCCTTACCATTAGCAGTAGATAAAGAGATAACTACAACATTTTCAGCAACTAAAGATACTTGATTCCCTTCAACCCAATCACCTTTTTCTAAATCTACCTTATATATATCAACAATATCTCCTGGCTTTGCTCCGCCTGTTTTTGCATATAAAGTATTAATTGTGACAAAAGATATATCTTCAATTTCTTCTTTATCTAGCAAATTATCTTTAAGTATTGGTTCATTAGCAGATAAAGGTGTTTTAGATATTTTGCCTAAAACATCTGCTAAATCAACTATATAATTATCTGTATTCGTAGTAACAGGTACTTGTAAAACCTTTAAATCTTGACTTCTAATTGTTTCATATAATGGTATTTCTTTAGCAGTTATTATGATATCTTTCACTTCTACGGGTTCTTGATACTTATTATTTAGAAAATAAAAAGACACACCAGCAATAATAAGTCCTAGTATGCCTATTAATACATATGGTAAATATTTAAAACGTTTTATTGTGAACATCCCCTTTCATATTTATAAACTAATTAAAATTTATAACTCTAACTCATACACTTCCTTCTGTTCTACCTCTTGCTCGATATGCCATGCTTCCTCTAGTTCTTTTTCGATATTCGCTTTATCTAAATCTATTATTACATCTATAATATCCTTCCCTGTCCATGCTTTACCTTCTCTAATCATATATACTATCAAAGAGCTTTATCTTTCCATCCTTAAACTTTTTAATAGCAAGCCATTCATCTCCTCCAAAAACACATAACAATTCTCCCCTAATTTTACTCTTCTAAAAATGTCTCCACCAAATCATGTATATCCTCAAACTTATATATTTGACCTAGTATATGTCTTTTAGAATGATCCTCTATTTCAGCCTGTTTTATAATTTCATAATAGAGATCATTAATGATCTTTTCTTTTGTATGTCCTAAAATAGAATTATCTCGTTTAATTCGGATTCACATAGTATATATAAAACCTTATTTAGTGTCCATAGCTATATACTAACATCATATATTGATTATTTTTGCTGTAATATATCAGTTTTTTCTACTGATTCGTGGGGCTATTTTTTCTTTATAACAATCAATAGCTAATAAAATCACATACAATGTTCCGATTAATAACATAAGACTTACAGCAATTACATTTAAAACTTTGTTATCACTCAAAAACATAAAAGCTATTATAGTTGATAGTACTGGAGCTATTATTAAAGGAACTATACTTACCATATCTTACCCTCCTATCATTTATCATACCTGTTTATTAACAACCACAATATTGAATGGTAAACAATTCTCCTTTTTATATATTGTAATTAGTTTACATGACCTTAAAATAGTTGTCTAGTTTATTGTAACCTA belongs to Proteiniborus sp. DW1 and includes:
- a CDS encoding ATPase, T2SS/T4P/T4SS family, with translation MMKIFRKKEKEQKSILQTKEITKPVKEMTFEEVLSFMQEEMMKNSKINNEEISYDAKQRTLSLAMSRNREAINKARYYILETLKENNIKVPGFTLEDLAYKIFAKNWGLDGLEEYAVDNVTDEIRVNGAGKDKIRIIRNGVPEKIDFEFNSDDEIITLIKRMIVEDMGASIDMSSPKLESVLSDGSRLTATCPPITKPWTFVLRRPDSFKPTLENYIERETLNSKVWKAISILARGRASMLISGNVGAGKTTFMRKVVGELNEKLRIGVIGKDSEVLLQYHYPDRDIIELGEQGHLGIHMKDLFVLMLRESPDVLIIEEFRGAGEAIEAVRACTRGLDGSMATAHFNTAEEAVEGTALF
- a CDS encoding SAF domain-containing protein encodes the protein MFTIKRFKYLPYVLIGILGLIIAGVSFYFLNNKYQEPVEVKDIIITAKEIPLYETIRSQDLKVLQVPVTTNTDNYIVDLADVLGKISKTPLSANEPILKDNLLDKEEIEDISFVTINTLYAKTGGAKPGDIVDIYKVDLEKGDWVEGNQVSLVAENVVVISLSTANGKDVGEGSRMPFLLE